CATAATCCACTCGTAATACCATAACTATAAGTTTAGAACCAAAAAACGTTTTGGATTTAAAACTTTCCAACTTGTTGTGAGTTTTATCACTTATGACCGCAAAAAATCAGTGACTTATTAATGAATCCAGAGGAGATTTATGAATCCCACATAAAGTTTTCAATTATTACATAAACTTCATGAAAAAATGAACCGTGAACAGACTCTTACAGCCCAGACTGTGTCCCTGCTGGTCTGTGCAGAGGACTCCGACCACAGCTGGATTCTTCATGctacaacacaaaaacacaaagagaaaagtCAACATCGTTctcaaaaactgtgaaatagaaACGAAATTACCGAAACTCACGTGTCATCAAGATGTTGTTCAAGCGTCGACTCCATCGATAAACATCCGCGGATGACTGAAAAGTCAGTTTTCTGGATGAAAACCTCTTTTTGTTGCTGTCCTCTTCGTGAAACGTTTCCGGATAGAGTCAGCTGACTATCACTTGCGCTAAGAGTGCTTATGAGGACCAAAACGTACGAAGCGCGATTGCGTGGAGatactaaaaagtaaaaaattaagaaaaacaaagaaataaaataaaattgaataaaagtcTGGACGATTAGGAGAGGAGCGCTAAGAAATATTATTAACAAACAcctgctatttatttatttatttatttatttatttatttatttgtttatttgtttatttgtttatttatttatttgcatatgcCTGTTTGTTacttatttgtgtatttatttgtttgtttatttctttatttacatttagtcattttgaaCTGTCATCACTCTTAggttaatatatatattaatatatataacCATATACAAATATAGCCATATATGTAtggttatatttatattattaatatttgttttacctCAGATGAAGTAGCTTGACAATGAATAAGCAATAAGTGAATAAgcaaagtatattctattctattctattctattctattctattctattctattctattctattctattctattctattctattctattctattctatcttTATTTGATTATATTAACACTGTCCCTTCTTATGTTCAGTGAAGTGCAGGTACCATTTACATTGAGAAAGAGGGGGAAAGTGCCTCACTTTGACTTAAATTGTGATTTGCGTCTGTGTCTGCTGCACttctttggttaaaacatgttagtTCATTTAGTGACGTTACTCAAAGTGCGTAGAAAGTGAATAAGTTTTACTTAAGTAAGGGTAGCAATACTTCATAGTAATATGAAGTCTCACACTCAAACATGTCACAGACATGACAGACATGTCACAGCAACAATATTATGGTATAggatttcaaaattattcagcTAAAAATCACAGAGTTTCACAAATATTCAAAGCTTCAACTTGTCACAAAGGTCATAATCTCAGAATTTGTAAGGACGAGGGAATATTCTTTTTATGGTCTTGCTTTTAGTTTGTAGAGAAATCAAGGTTATGCttctacaaaaacacaatatactGAGGGTAACAAGAGTCAAGAATCTTTTTCCTACTGTTGTTAAAAGACGTTAGTTAAGATATGTTTTCTTACTTTGAAGCGTATAAACCCGAGCGATTTCTGTTGTCGTTTCCAAAAGGATGCAGCCTCAGTGCTCCTGCTGACAGGGTAGAACTTATTGAATATAATTATGTGACAGTAATGTTGGAGGAATCCATCACATCCCCAGAAGAAGGTTAACATCCTGATGACTAACACACCAGGTACATGCTTCTCTTATACTTTAATTCTCGTCTCTTACGGtttccttcttctcttccaCATATTTCTCTTTATGTATCTTAAATTCCTGCCTTCCTGCTTTTTGGCAACAACCCGCTGCTCTCACCATTTGTAGCTGCAAGTATGCACTTATGCAAGTGAATGTGTAAGCAGAGTAATTTGCTGCTGCTATGTGTCGTTTCATATTTCCTGGCTGGACACATTTAAgaagttttcaatattttttaaatgctgccTGGCTGAAATACCACATTTTAGCATTCATACAAAtaagagcaaataaaaagacaattgCGTTGCACCCTTTTCCTCCTCTTGGCACTTTAccaatgaactttaatttcacaTGAGACAATATGATTCACCCTCAATGATGAGACTTGTATCAGGAGATAAAGTTGACCATTAAATGAGtgaaaatcagagaaacagtGTTCGGTTCACAGCACTAGGCATCATCTTAGGTTATCTTAAGGATGGAGCCAAGAGAAGCAAAGAAACTAAGACACGTGTGTATTTATCTACTGCTAAGATACATGTTTTCTATGCTTTTGTTTATGATTATATGTGACTAAAACCGGCCTTAGCTGATTTCCTCAGTCATGGAGGTTAAGAGATGGCCGTGTGCATATGAGCAagataaaatgatcaaaaacaggTACAAACAGTTTCAGCTGAGAGCACAAACAGTTTCACCTCTCCcatgaaatgataaaacagaTGTTCTCAGTTACTGAACATTATTTATTACACTATTACAATCCAATCTCATGATCTGTAGATGGAGGCCTTAAAGACTTGCAACAGTTCCTCTGTAAAGTATCTAGTCATAAGGACTGAACACATATACTTGCTACATTTTTAGATACtagtttgaaaatatgtttccgTGACGTCCTGTCCTTTGTTTCGCCATTGTTGCTCTCTTTCTATTCCAACTTGTTTTGTCTGTTCTTTAGCCTGAGGAAATTCTCTGACCTTTATGTAATCTgcacatattttcttaaatttgaaGCGATGATGTTTGGAGTTTATTTGAGCGTTAGCCATCTCATGCAGGAGGCAGAAATCTAAAAGCACAGGAGGAGTGAGGAGAACCTTCATCTTCCAGATGACGACAAAGGGAGGGTGTGGGGAAATGTCAGATGTAGTGAGTGGGGTGTTGGGTGGGGTGGAGGCTGCAGGTGGATAAAGAGAAGGAGAGAGTGAGCATCCTCTCTGTTTCTGAGAAGTTCTGCAACCCTTCATTACTGCCTGACGGGTCTGAACCTGCCAGTGTAAAGCGCTGCAGACACACTGTCAACATTTCAGAGAATCCCTGCTGCTGACATGGACATCCGTGCCGTCTGTCTGTCCTTCCTGCTGGTGACTATGAGGCTGTCCAGAGGAGCTGTGGCCCCATCGGTGAGTGGGAAACTTGGAGGCCGTTGTTAGTTAGTGACAAAACCTTTTTGGACTAAAATAAGATGTTATTACATATTTGCAACAgtttttttgattttgtcaaattaattttCAGTAACAAAGTGTCTCTGTAATAGTATTATTTTTAGGTGATATTGAAAtagcttaattttaaaacagtttgtttttatcagattGAAAATAAGCTACTTTTAAGGAATGTAACTGTTGCTAATAGAAACCTCTTCAGTAATTATACATAGTTACTGATGCATTTTgttgtttgacatttaaaatgtaagtaGCTGATAACATGAAGCGTCCCACCAGTTATGTGCCTTTTGTTTgaaacttattaaaaaaaaaataattaatgcacTATGCTGATTTCTCTGtgatataaatctaaaaaactTTGTGCCAGATGTTAAAGCCTAATTGAACAGGTTGCGTTTCTGGATAATTATGTTTGATTGAATTAAACAGCAGACCACATCCTCTTCTGCTTCAGTCTTTTGGAAAAATCCAAAAGGAAATCATCTCAATTTCCCAAGCATTTGTCATTTATAATTCAACTACGAAGATGACacataattgaaataaaaatgtcacaatatttgAAGTTATTGTAGCGTGCTTCCATTACAATAATGAGATGAATTTATAATCACTTTGCATTTGTTCTTTCATCTACTGTTAATGTTTCAATTTCCTCGTAATAGCTTTCTTGCTAGCTATTAACAATATATTAATCAGATACCTGTCTTTTACACTTACTTTGATATTGTTGAAATTGCAAAGATATAGTACCACATTATTCATACTGTTAATGTTTCAATAAGAAAATTTTTTAGACTAAGTTGCTGTTTGAATTGCTGCCTCATTGTCCCTCTGCTTGTCCTGCAGACCTGTGAAAAAGATGAGCAGTGTGGTCATCTCGAATGCTGTGCCGTTAGTCTGTGGAAGAGCAATCAGAGGATGTGCATCTCACTAGGAGTGGAAGGGGATGAATGCCACACTTTCAGCTTCAAGGTGGATCCAAATACAGCAACCGCAACTACAGCAAACATAAAGTACAGTGTGTTTCACTGGGATGTTACATAACAGACCAGCAAAGACTAGTCCAGAGTTGTCAGGTGGAAGTAAAGCAAAAGTCTGCCGGTGTGTGATTTCATCCCAACATGTATGCGGCTGTTAAGCATGCTTACTATGGCATATTTGTAGCTGTAATGGCAACAAAAGGTTGTTCTAGTattttggattattattttgtcttgaAAAACTAAGGTCTTGCACCACTTcaagatgattttctttttttcatctaaaGACTTAATTATTTGTGATGGCAGCATTGtcgcaaaacaaaaattcaagaTGAGTGACTACTTTATCATTTCAGTAATCTTCCAGCATCAgtctcacacacactgaaccTGTCACTCATGCATCCCACACTTGCAGTGAGAGGTTTAGATTAGATAATTTAGATATATTTAGTGTTGGCAGTGTTGGCCAGAGCGTTGTAAAAGCTGATGATAACTGCAGAGGCAATTGATCTTGTCCACACCGAATGAGGCGATTAGAGTCATGGATCTCTTTGATAATCTAGACGAGTGAAAAGTTCGCTCAGCAAGGACTGAATCCACCTCTGCGGTTCAGTAAAAGACGCTTTGAAGCATCTCCACATGTCAActgataaaagattaaaatgtcagattagtccatctcctcctctcaattcttctcttttttcccacTTTCAGGTGCCGTACAGTGGGATAAGGCAAGAGCACACCTGTCCCTGTCTCCCACACCTGACGTGCAAGTTTTCTTACGACCTGTTCAAATGTATTGAAgacttaaaaaagtaaataacaaaataacaaattttctTATCTTAGAAAGGAATCAAAAgataatcacaataaaattgtGCTAAAATCATCAGCACTGATTTGATGACTGCTGCAGTGATGAGCATGTCCGAGTACAGATGCTCAGACTCTTCaataaacaacagagaaaattaTGCAATTTCTTTGTACTTTTGAAAGGTAATATGTACCGTATTCAAGTTTGCTTAATGCTTGTTGAGTGTTTCCATGAGAAAATCTGAGGCTTAAAGTTTATCATGTCTAGCTTTTGAAGGGGAAGTACTATGTAAAATTTATCTTTTTGAGCTTTGTATTATGCTATGacattattccctcatcaataACATACCTGaggtgatgcattgaatttttcatgcatgtttgtgaaatcctttaatctcccgtggcaaccaatGAGCTGTGCAAAACTCTTGGTGGGACTGAGCGTCGCCTTtgaggtgcagctcctccttggGGTTACAGTTTTCAATCTTCCCAGCATCCGCCTCTCAGCGCTGCCACCTCTACCCCACTGACTGACCCATgtctccttcagactagccagcagctaTTAGCAAAGACCTGGTGCCACTGCACATCtcctgagctcattatatgagctacctCTCaatgaaacgctggtaaaaaaaaaaaataacattgttaAGCAGAAAATGgaggagcaatgttgtgatgacaagagtaggagtttcttaaagagacagaggcccagtttcaaggcgttaaattacgaagccaaatgtcttttaagtcatacttgatatatatagcatttttattttactaaaagtAACATAGTTAATTTGATTGTATTattgtggctggaaaacacataatatgtactgtccctttaaggaatggaatttagaaaataacttACCAAGAATCTAAAAGATATCATTTGTTATACAATTAAACTGGCACAAAATTGACAGCtaagatttctttttcataGTTGTTGAATTGTACAATTGTACAATAGATTTCAAATATTGAGTTTTCTGCTGCCAAGATGAAAGCAAATATTGGAACTAGAGATTTGGAGGAGAAACGACTGGAGGAGAAATCATCCTTACAGGAGAAAAGATTACCCAACTAACACTGAGGAGCTACGATTGTCATAAAACACTCTGTCAATACCATCCACCTACAGAGAACCACAACAGATTGAACTCACCACATATAAACATGGAGAGCAGCTCTCTCCATTCACTAAGGTGCTGACAGCATGGCTGAATATCTAGTCAGGAGAAGGATTTAGGGCATCAAACCCCCCTGGAATAAAATGCAAAGTGTATTTACACTTCCAGCTGGCGTGACCCTGTGGTCCGTTGAACTTTGACTGACAGAGTGCAGGTGGGCAACATTTTTCTGCTGAGCCAAGAAGTTGAAATTAAGCAGACAGAGCCTCCCCTCCCCCACATGGCTCACATGCAGCCTGACGACAGCTGGGATCGTCTTTTACCGCTGTCTGTTTGAATTGGACAACATGACAAAGCAAGAGCAGATGCCTCAGCTGAGGctctgggagcactgggagcaTGCTGGGAGGGAGATTGGCTCTCAGAATAGTAGAGGGCTGGCTACCACTGATGTAATGTAGTAGAcgcagataaaaacaaacattgataCAAAATTAGATAACATGTCAACCTGATCTGGTAAGGCTGCTGACACCGCAGCAAGTGAACACAAACAGAGGGGGAAAgtcacagaaaacagtttttttaattgtcttagTAACAAAAGAGTTTAATACTTTGATGTTGTGCTGTAGATTTACATGCAAATGAGTCAACATAGGCAAACTATTTAAAGGGAAAGTTAAGAAATCAATGCTGCAGTTCAACTGGAAACTCACAGAGGaacctttcttttttgtttaataactAGAACTTCATGAATGGGTGAAAAACATGTTAGAAGCTGCCATTTGCCTCtaaattgctttaattttaccacttgtactttttcacattttgtctatTTCTCACTATAAATTTCAAGACgcttcattgggattttatttgatacacCGGCACAACGTAGTTCATGactgcaaaatgaaaatgaatggtTACTTACTGCAATCCTAActaaaaatcaattaaacaaaGAGGCATCCCAAGATTTACAGAGATAACCGCAGCAAAAGCTGGTTGTGTAGAGTGTTAAGTTGGGGAGGTAGAATATCAATGTAAACCACGGCTCAGActcagagtttaaaaaatgtcttaaaaattttttattgtttaccttccacttcacaattatgcactgctttctgttggtctatcacaatcctaataaaacacatagaagtttgtgaaaaaatctgaaacttttcaAGGCATTCAAGGCAAAGTCCAGTCCTCCACACCTACCATCCTACCACTTTCAGACACCTAAATCAGACAGCTGAATGCCCACATCAAGtttcattcagctctgcagagacCTGGTAacgagccattcatttgattctggtgtgttggagcagatgcacataaaggttgcaggactgcagcTCTAGAGGACTGGACTTTGGGTCCCCTGGTTTGTGGGTATAAATACCCTCAGACGGTTCGAATCACAGCTGGATTGCCAATGTGGAATACTCCACCGTCCCAGCATTGTCCGCTTGAGAGATGCTTTCTCCAGTTCTCTGCTCTTCCAGGTTTGCATACACCCCCTCAGGTTTCTGACGAGGCTTAAAGTCCACTATTGCATAGACGATTCCACTCATTTCCTGAAAGAGATGACGTGTATTCAGGGATTGTGGAGTAGAGGaagttcaaaacaacaatatctcCTTGTAAGCCGGGCAGTGAGTCAAAGTCACAGCTGGCTCCCAGTTCTGCACCTACCGGGGCGTCTCGTTTCTGTGACTCACACAGAGCTTCTCCATGAACGTCTacaaaacaggaataaaaacaacacgGCATTACACTGGCTGGCCCCTCTATAAATAAACCCCAAAACAGACAGACTGGCAGACAGTCACATTGGAACGGTGTAATGAGTTTCAGGAAAATGCTTACTTGACTTTTTGCGTTTTGCTTTGACTTTACagcaaacagcaacaacaacagataCAACA
The genomic region above belongs to Xiphophorus maculatus strain JP 163 A chromosome 1, X_maculatus-5.0-male, whole genome shotgun sequence and contains:
- the prok1 gene encoding prokineticin-1, which translates into the protein MDIRAVCLSFLLVTMRLSRGAVAPSTCEKDEQCGHLECCAVSLWKSNQRMCISLGVEGDECHTFSFKVPYSGIRQEHTCPCLPHLTCKFSYDLFKCIEDLKK